A genomic region of Myxococcota bacterium contains the following coding sequences:
- a CDS encoding LLM class flavin-dependent oxidoreductase, with translation MKFTWFHLMPYRWLPADFRQRYHSVWVDLPNGIYDPEKGHDLYNEYLDMLEYAEQCGFDAIAVNEHHQNAYGMMPSPNIMAATLARRTSKAMLLVLGNSIVCYNPPTRIAEEFAMLDVISGGRLIAGFPVGTSMDINYCSGQNPATVRDKYREGHDLIMKAWRTREPFAFSGKYTKLRYVNLWPRPVQQPNPPVWIPGLGSIETWDFCAQHDYNYSYLSFSGYKRARNMMNGYWERRAALGADDNPHSAAFFQQVCISETDAQCEKEWWPHVDYFFNKCLHLYPGTSEAPGYRTEASLRAGIVSQFGNTTQNMGIDKSWKQLVNEGYILAGSPETVRQQVEELAKTLRVGHVLLGCHIGSAPAELVNRSTRLAGEQILPKLKHIYSDYEDRWWPKALPAARRAKAGASMPAGAAR, from the coding sequence CACAGCGTCTGGGTCGACCTGCCCAACGGCATCTACGATCCGGAGAAGGGTCACGACCTCTACAACGAGTATCTCGACATGCTCGAGTACGCCGAGCAGTGCGGCTTCGACGCCATCGCCGTGAACGAGCACCACCAGAACGCGTACGGGATGATGCCGTCGCCGAACATCATGGCGGCCACCCTCGCGCGCCGCACCTCGAAGGCCATGCTGCTCGTGCTGGGCAACTCGATCGTCTGTTACAACCCGCCCACCCGCATCGCGGAGGAGTTCGCGATGCTCGACGTGATCTCGGGCGGGCGGCTGATCGCGGGCTTCCCGGTCGGCACGTCGATGGACATCAACTACTGCTCGGGCCAGAACCCGGCGACCGTGCGCGACAAGTACCGCGAGGGCCACGACCTGATCATGAAGGCCTGGCGCACGCGCGAGCCGTTCGCGTTCAGCGGCAAGTACACCAAGCTGCGTTACGTGAACCTGTGGCCGCGGCCCGTGCAGCAGCCCAACCCGCCGGTGTGGATCCCGGGCCTGGGCTCGATCGAGACCTGGGATTTCTGCGCGCAGCACGACTACAACTACAGCTATCTCTCGTTCTCGGGTTACAAGCGCGCGCGCAACATGATGAACGGCTACTGGGAGCGGCGCGCGGCGCTGGGCGCCGACGACAACCCGCATTCGGCAGCGTTCTTCCAGCAGGTCTGCATCAGCGAGACCGACGCGCAGTGCGAGAAGGAGTGGTGGCCGCACGTCGACTACTTCTTCAACAAGTGTCTGCACCTTTATCCGGGAACGTCCGAGGCGCCGGGCTACCGCACCGAGGCGTCGCTGCGCGCCGGCATCGTGAGTCAGTTCGGGAACACCACGCAGAACATGGGCATCGACAAGAGCTGGAAGCAGCTCGTGAACGAGGGCTACATCCTGGCGGGCTCGCCGGAGACGGTGAGACAGCAGGTCGAGGAGCTGGCGAAGACGCTGCGCGTGGGTCACGTGCTGCTCGGCTGTCACATCGGCTCCGCGCCGGCCGAGCTCGTGAACCGCTCGACCCGGCTGGCCGGCGAGCAGATCCTGCCCAAGCTGAAGCACATCTACTCCGACTACGAGGACCGCTGGTGGCCCAAGGCCCTGCCGGCGGCGCGGCGCGCCAAGGCCGGCGCCAGCATGCCGGCGGGAGCCGCGCGATGA